The Moorena producens PAL-8-15-08-1 genomic interval GGAAATCAAGGAAATGATTCAGGCGTTCGCTGATGGTGCCAGACGAGCTCGTGAGGCAGGACTTGATGGGGTAGAACTGCACAGTGCCAATGGCTATTTGATTACCCAATTTCTGAGTTCAGGCATCAACGACCGCAAGGATGAGTATGGCGGTTCTCTGGAAAATCGAGCTCGTTTCTTACTGGAGATTATCCAGGCAATACGCAAAGAGGTAGGAAACGATTTTCACCTCCAGGCAAAAATCAGTGCAGTGGAATACAACGATGCTGTGATTCCTTGGGACAAGCCTGGGAATACCCTGGAAGACTCTATCCAAATCTGCAAGTGGGTGGAGGAAGCTGGAGCAGATGCGCTTCATATATCCACTGGAAGCTTATTTCCCCACCCGTTGAACCCACCCGGTGAGTTTCCCCAGGACGAAGCATCCCGATGGTACGAGATCATGCTTGGAAGCGGTATCTATACCTTCCGCAATTACTTACTGTTCCGGTATCGATTCCTATTTCCCCTCTTCTTGTTCTTATGGAACCGAGTTTACAGAAAGGATCGGACTCAGCCGATTATCGGCAAAAATGTACAGGATAAAGCCTTGGACGACTCCTTCCGGGAGTTTGTATCAAGTCAAACCATGCAAGAACTCCTAGATAAATACCAAGGTATTAGCATCAGTGATGCTAGGGAAATCAAAAAGCATGTGAATATCCCAGTCATCTGCACGGGAGGTTTTCAGCAAGCATCCTACATCCGCGAGGCGATTAGTGAAGGATTCTGTGATGCAGTTAGTATCGCCCGTCCTCTGGTTGCTAATAATGACCTAGTCCAGCAGTTTCAGCAAGGAAAAGACCTGCCAGACCGACCCTGCACCTACTGCAACAGGTGCTTGTTCAATGCCCTACAAAACCCTCTAGGCTGCTACGATGTGCGCCGATACAATGACGACCACGACAAAATGATTAAACAGGTCATGACTGTATTTGATCCACCACCATTCTCGTAATTGTTAATTATTTTTGTCAACAATGAAGAATAAAAACTTGTTCTAAGAAACTAGAAATGTTTCTTTACATCTTATAGAGAATGCGTTCGCGTAGCGTAGCCCTTCGGGCTAATCGCTTTCCTCGAATGCTTTTTTCTATAGGAGTTAGGATATTACGGTAGATAGGTTGAGGGGGCACGGCTGTGTACCCCTACAAATGGCGTTTATTTTTGGATACAAGGGTAATTCGTGATCTACTAAATACTTAGCACTGAACACTAACGCACTATTTTATAGATTACAGGTAAGAAATTGATGAGTGAATCAGAAAACCCAACCCTAATCAAGGGTGCTTTAAAAAGCTTAAAGCGGTTTTGGCTTCTTATTATCGGAGTTGTACTGGTCATCACCCTAGTGATAGCTTGGCCGTTGATATCCAACTCCCCAGTTAGATATGCAGATATTAATGACCACTTTAAGTATGGTTCCATCGGCAGCGAGCCAGTGAATGGAGTTCCCTACTGGATCTGGAAAGTACTGCCAGCAATTTTTCCAGATAAGCTACCCGGTGAGGGTTATGCTTCATTAGGCTTTATCTATGAACCAGGACAAGACAGACCCATCGGCTTTTCAAAGCGTCGGATGTTCGTTGACCGTGTTGGTTTAAATTGTGCAGTCTGCCATGCTGGTACAGTGCGAGATACCCGCGATAGTACACCCCGGGTAATCACCACCATGCCTTCCAATACGGTCAATCTATCAGGGTACATCAAGTTAATCTCGGAAGTAGCATTTGATCCACGATTCAACGCCGACCGGATTTTGGCAGAGATTGCAGCCCAAGGGGAAAAGTTCAACCCCATCCAGAAATTAATTTATCGCTACCTGGTTATTCCCCAGACTCGGGATGCTTTAATTGCTCAGGGTAGCCTACTCGCCTTTTTAAATAACCAACCTGATCGCGGTCCTGGGCGGGTGGATACGTTTAATCCCTATAAATCCCTGCAATTTCGCTTCCCGATGGATCAGTTAGACCCTGATGAATTGATTGGTGGTGCAGATTTTCCCTCGATCTGGAATCAGAAGCCTCGTGAAGGTTTGCAGTTGCACTGGGATGGTGATAATGAATCGGTGGATGAGCGGAACCTGAGCGCTGCTTTGGGTGCAGGGGTGACACCAACCACGGTAGATTTGGATGGGATTCAACGGGTTGCTGATTGGCTGTGGGAATTACCACCCCCGCCCTATCCCTATGAGATTAACCAGAATTTGGCAGCAGTGGGTAAGCCAATTTATGAAAACAACTGCGCCAGTTGCCATGCTTTTGGTGGTTCAAAGGTTGGCAAGGTAACACCTATTGAAGAAATTGGTACAGACCGATATCGTCTGGATTCCTACACCTATGAACTGCTTTCTAACCAAAATACCCTCTTTGTTGGCACACCAAGGCGTTTCAAACATTTCCGCAAGACCAATGGCTATGCCAATGTGCCCCTAGATGGAATTTGGCTACGAGCTCCCTATTTACACAATGGTTCAGTACCAACCCTAAGAGACTTGTTAGAAACCCCCGAAAACCGACCGAAAGAATTCTATCGGGGTGATGATGTTTTCGATCAGGACAAGGTTGGTTTTGTTTCCGATGTAGCAGAGGATAATACCAACAAATTCTTTAAGATTTATACAACAATTCCTGGCAATTTAAATAGTGGTCACCTTTATGGAACTGACCTCTCTCCAGAAGCAAAAGATGCCTTAGTGGAGTACATGAAGACCCTTTAGTAAGGGATAAATGTAAACAATTATTTACAAAAACCAACCAATACATTAAACAAAGAGATTAAAACAACAGATTCAAGCAAGAGGTAAAATGAACGCTTACGCTAAATGCTTTGGTTGTGTGGTATGGCTTGGCATCATTATCAATGTGGTGTTTTTTGTCATTCCCTTATGCTTCTTTCCAGAAGTCATGCTTTCGTTATTAAAAATGCAAATCCCAGTGCCGATTATCTGGGTACGTGCTGCAGGATTGCTGTTGCTGGAAATCAGTATTTTATACATTCCTGGTGCCATGGATCCCTATCGCTATAAAGCAACAGCTTGGATGTCGATATTGGTCACACGAGGTGGTGGAGCTACGTTTTTTATAACGGCTGTCTTGTTATTTGGTCAAGATCTGGGATTTCTGAGTATCGCTTTGGTTGACCTTTTCTTCGCAGTTCTCCAAGGAATTCTCTTATTCCTTGCCCTGCAAACTGAACAACCCCTTATTTCAAAAATAGTCAAGGGATTCTCCTAACTTTTCGGGAATACTAATACTTATCACCTAGCACTGCACTCAGCACTATCTAGCAGTAGGGAGAAGAATAACGTTATGGAAATGGTGAAGACGAAATTAGGGAAATTAATAACAATCATTGTTATTAGTATTTTTTTGCTGGCTGGAGTTGTAGCCTACGTGGGATGGTACAACCTATTTCGAGAAGACCCCAATCCTCCCACCTATTACGATTATGAGTCGCCAGAAGAACACTTCAAGTATGGTTCCATTGGCACAGAAAATGCTGAAGGTTTACCGTATTTAATTTGGCTGGTGCTTCCCCGGATATTTCCAGATAAACTACCAGGACCGGGTGGTTATACCTCTTTGGGAATTACCTGGGAAGAGGGGAAAGAATTGCCCATTGGTTTTTCTAAAAAAACTATTGGTTTTCCCCGTCAGGGCATAACTTGTGCTTCCTGTCATACGGCTACATTTCGCGAAAATCCTAAAGATCAACCTACCATTATTTTAGGAGGACCTTCAAGTAAGTTTGATTCTCAAGGCTACCTCCGATTTCTGCAAGCTTGTGCGAATGATCCACGATTTACAGCGGACTATATTCTTGGACAAATTGGATATAATTATGAGCTTTCTTGGTTTGATAAACTACTTTATCGCTATGTAATTATTCCTCAAACTAGGAAATCAATTCTGGAACTTGGGGAAGGATATGCTTGGATGGATTCCCGTCCCGACTGGGGACCTGGTCGGATCTCTCCGTTCAACCCTGGCAAGTTTCGATACTTAGAGCAACCTCTAGATGATTCTGTTGACAACTCCGACATGATGTCGATTTGGAATCAAAAGATGCATGAAGGATTTGCCTATCATTGGGATGGCTTAGAAACGTCACTGACGGAAACCATCCAGACTGGGGCAATCGGTGATGGTGCTACTAGGAAGTCGATTAATATCGAAGGTTTAAAGCGGGTAGAAGATTATATTACTGAATTACCTCCTCCCCCATATCCTTTTGAGGTTAATCAGACATTGGCAGCAAAAGGCAGTGAGATTTTTGCCAATACCTGTGCATCCTGCCATGCTTTTGGTGGAGAACGGATAGGAACTGTTATTCCTATTGATGAGATTGGTACTGACCGCAACCGCTTAGATATGTGGACTCAGGAAGCAGCTGACTCTTATAATGAATACGCTGAAGGCTATGAATGGGACTTTGACTACCTGCGTAAGACTAATGGTTATGTGGCAGTAGCCCTTGATGGACTTTGGCTAAGAGCTCCTTATCTCCATAATGGTTCGGTGCCTAATCTAACCAACTTACTAGAAACTCCTGAGAACCGGACGAAGGTATTTTACCGGGGCTACGATGTCTATGATCCCGAAAAAGTCGGCTTTGTCTCGGAGGGAGCAAACGCTGAGAAGGAGGGTTTCAGATACGATACTAGCCTTATAGCTAACGGTAACCAAGGACATCTCTATGGTACTGATTTACCTGAACAGGATAAAAAAGCCTTGATTGAATATCTGAAAACTCTGTGATCTCCTTGACTGTCTAGAGCACTAGCATATGGGGCAGATACACTCCCCCATATGCTGCAATTAAACTAATCGTTTTTACTGAAATCTTTCACTTTAAATTAAACCAGAGTAATATATAGCAATTATTATACCCATGAGGTACAAATCTATGGGTTTTAGGGAGCAGGGAGCAGGGAGCAGGGAGCAGTGAAGAGGCAAGAGGCAAGAGGCAAGAGGCAAGAGGCAAGAGGCAAGAGGCAAGAGGCAAGAGGCAAGAGGGAAAAAATAATGTGTACCTCATAGCTATGAGATACGCTATATCCCTCTTCTGTCACTCTCCGAGCAGTAAAATAAGAGAATAAACAGATTGGGTAGCTCAAAAGTAGATAGGGCAATGGATGTAGAGTTACAGATTCTCAAACATAGTGCCAGAGATGCACAACCAACAGTTTCGGTTATTGATCAATATTGTGAGGCTTATAAAGACCTGTTTTCAGAAGTAAGAAGTTATGAATGTTTCAAATATTTACATTTAGGAATAATCTCACCGATAAAGAGAAAGTCGCTACCAGAAATAGCTAAGGTAGTAGGCATAAAATCTGCTCAGTCACTCCATCATTTTTTAGCCAATTCTCCTTGGTCAGCGACTGAATTAAAATCCCGAAGATTAAGTCGGATGCTCAAAGCATTAAACTCGGAAAAAATCACGGTAATAATTGATGAAACCGGGGATAGAAAGAAAGGGAAAAAAACGGACTATGTAGCAAGGCAATATCTAGGAAGTATCGGAAAAGTAGATAATGGAATAGTGTCAGTTAATGCTTACGGGGTGTATCAAAATATAACATTTCCATTGGTAGGCAAAATCTTCAAACCAAGAGGAACATTAAAATGGGAAGATAAGTACAAAACTAAAATAGAGTTAGCCTCAGAAATCCTAGAAGAATTAGTAGAAGAAGGATTAAATATAGAACGAGTATTAGCGGATAGTCTGTATGGTGAAAGTAGCCAGTTTATTAGAACATTAGAGAAAACTAAATTGTCTTATGTAGTAGCAATTAGGAGTAATCATGGAGTCTGGATGCCAAGTGAACAGAGGGTTAGAGCGAATAAGTGGTGTAAATTTACCAGAACATTTAGTAATCAAAAATCCGAAACTAGATACATTAGAGAAATAGTATATGGAAAAAAGAGAGCCATAACTTACTGGGAAATAACCACAGACCCAAAAACTATGCCAGAGAATGGAACATCTTTTGTGATGACTAATTTGAAAGGTAATCTCAAGAAAATCTTGGGAGATTTGTATGGATTAAGAACATGGGTAGAGTATGCTTTTCGTCAGTGTAAACAAGAATTAGGATGGACAGATTACCGTTTTACTAAGTTTAAGGATATCGAAAAATGGTGGGAAATAATTTTTTGTGTGTACACCATGATTAGTTTAAATTCTCCAGCTTTTTTATCTTTAAATAAATCGACAGAAGTAGCCAATAAGGTGAAAGATGCTGATGATATCCAGGTGAGTAATCATCAACAATGGAATCATAAAGGTGGATGGAAGAATGTGTTAAACAATTTTCGTTTACTGATTCAACCAATTATGATGTTATGGATTATTTTTCCCTGGTTAGATATTTTGCCTAATAGTAAATTATTGCTGGGATTGAATCAGCTAATTAGTGAAATTAATCAATATCAATTCTTTTTTAATTCTGGATAATCTGACTTATTTGTTAATCATTGAATTCGGAGAGTGACAGAAGAGGGATATATAATAATTATCAAAATAACCAATTTTTTTTTGGGGCGACTCTACAAGCTAAAAACTGGTATTTTATTTTTTTGGTTCTTCAGTACCTAGTATGCTAAATTTTCAGTTAAAAAAAACCGAAAGCTTACTCTACAAGCGATGCAGCGCGGTCTTGGGAAGGCAGCGCGGTCTTGGGGGTCCCCCCCGGAGACGAAACCTTAGACAGTTGAGCCTTTATGGTTGGTCGGCTATGCAGAAAAGGGGGAAAACTTATTGATTAAGGCGAGCCTGTCTTACGGTAACTTCAAACCATGAGCGACTGCCGTGGTTTCCCCCATGAGCGACTGCATCAAGACAGGATTATGAGGCTATTTAATTAACAAAAATTTCGCGCATACTGCCTCTTTCCACTGCTCCGTTCGCGTAGCGTGGCCAACGGCCTCAGTCCCTGCTCCCTGCTCCCTTACCTAAACTGTTAATTTAGCATAACAAGTACGGAAGAGCCATTTTTTTTATACTCTCTTAAGTAATTTTATTATCAGTAATTTGATTTAAGCGATCGCAAATCCCTCTTAGTTCGGTTTGACTACACACTGGATCTCGTGGTGCTGGCAATTCTGTGTTGGGCCATGTGGGTAGATCAAAACAGGGACAACAGGTTGGTGGTATGCCAGCGGTTTTAATGGGTAAAGGCATATCACAACGGGAACAAGGGAGTATATCCCACTTGGGTGTTAATAACTCCGCAATTGTTTCATCAGTTCCTTCCAGGTAACAATCACCAGTCTCTGGTGAAATGACTAGCTGCCAAATCGTTTCAAATTCTTGGCTGTAGTGCTTGCCATTTGTAAGTGATTGTGGGTGCATAGCTGAAAAACCATTGCGCATCACAACTTTTTTGCCTAACTGGAACCAGTAGGTGAGATAGCGTTTGACTTGTGCTTCAGATGCCATGGTTTTGTTGGTAATTAGTTGTTATTAGTCAGTTTTAACCCGTTGAATAAACAACTGAGCTAGGAAGCTTCTTCCGATACTTTTTAGCTACCAGAATCTACCAAAAGCAGATCTTGGCTCACTAATGCAAGCTGATTTCTCAGCCAGGGGGTATCTCCCAAAGCCCGTAGGAATATCCCACGAGCGCCGTTAATGTCGCGATCCATTGTTCGGCCATCAACTTTTGATTTAATTACTTTGCTTCCGCCAATGTTGACTAGCTCCCCAGTCCAGCTAACAGTCTTACTGGTATACGCCTCACAGACATCTACGACAATCTTTCCCGTTTCTTGGGCTTTATGTTTGAGAAATTCTTTAAAACGATAATGGGCAAAACAGAGCATATTGCGAACTGTCTTGGATAATAGCTTGCGTAGGCTTCTCTTCGACATCTGGGAAGTCTCAAAAGTGGGAAGCAATATCACATCGAAGTTGTCAACCAAAAATCTGGCAGCTTTATGATGAAGTTCGTTGACCAGATTTTGGATCCTGATAATCATCCGCCTAGCGGCTTTCCTTGTCCGACGCTTCTGTCCACCTAATGCTTTACTGATCTTCGAGATTAGATTATCCAGGTGTTGGCATAAGCGTTGAATCCGAGAGAAATCGCCATTACCAATCTTTCCAACAGAAGTCTCGCTAAAGAATGTCAAAAAGCGATGCAGCGCGGTCTTGGGGGTTTCCCCCATGAGCGACTGCATCAAGACAGTCCTGACTCCAGGATCTAAAGCAACTACTCTACCTTGGTTTTCGGCTTTGATACTAGTTACCTTATGGGGGATTACAAGATAATAATCCCCATTTGTACTGGTTAATCGACAATCACAGATATTCTCAGGAAGAGTCTCAGTAAAGGTTACTACCCCTAGTTTGGTATGGTAAATTCCTTGATCTGAAACCGCTGATTTGGGGATATAACAAGATTGAACAGGGTTCTTCCTAGACCTAAATCTAACACGATTAATCTGGGAAGTCTTTTTATATTTCTTCTTGGCCTCCCTAACAGCGGTGCAAGCATCCTTTATCGCTATAGACTTGATTTGATAAGGTACTGTCTTGCACCATTGAGGAAGGTCGTTTAATATTCCAGTTTTAATAGCTTTCCAATTAGCCTTGACTTCGCCATTTTCAAGTATTTTGACGGTCTTATTGAAAACGTAACGGGAAACTCCAAACCACTGACGAACCATAGAACGTTGTTCAGGGCTTAGGAACACTCGAATCTTCTTTGATTTTTTTGCCCTATTTTCGGAGTCCGTGGACACGGCTTGAGAAGACATGAATGATGGAGAGAAGATCTGCGGTAAGTTCTGATTCCGGGCAGCTTTCAGATTGGTCGAGAACCAGGATTTTTCCACCGTTGAGACTGACCAAGTACTCAATGAGTTCAAACCCGAATCGGGTAAGTCGGTCTCTACAGGCAACAACAATTGTGAGCTGATCTCCGCGCACAATCCGTTCCAGTATGGCTTTAAGTCCTTTCCTTTTGTAGTTGAGTCCTGACCCAATGTCAAAGATGATTTCTGCTTCCGGGAAGAGGGAATGCAGGTAGGCGATTTGTCTGGCGAGGTCGTCTCTTTGCTTGTTGCTACTGACTCGACAATAACAGATGGTTGTTGGTTGCCTTGGTTGTCGTCGCCCAAGACTAAGCAAGCTTTCTGTGTCAAAGAGCCTAGTTCCTCCTGGGGTCTTCTCACATCTGATCGTCCCATCCTCTGCATACTTCCTTAAAGTGTTCTTGGAGAGTCCCGTAAGTTCGACCGCCTTACGGAGTGGTACAAGCGTCATCGAGATAATCTACCATCTACTTGTAGATAGTGGGAGATTATTGGACATTTTTTTCAACTTTCACAAGCCTCCTCTTGCCATAGATTTGATTAGGTTTGAGGTGATTCGCCAACAGTACCCTTATAGGGTAATGGTTGACCCAGAGTACTGAGATTAAGCACATGACCGCCGGTGACTAAGTAGACTGGGTTAGCCAAGTGCCCCAAATAACGCACCACATTTCCGAGGCGATCGCGAAACGCCCTACCCATAGGATATGCTGGAACTACTCCCCAGCCAGCCTCTTCTGCAACAAAAATTACAGAACCTTTAACCTTGGTCAAACTATTCCATAAGTTTTGTAACGTTTGCTGCCAAACGGTATCATTCTGTTGTAAGCAATTGGCAACCCAGGTTCCTAGAGAATCTACTAACAGGCAGTGATTGATGTCAGAATAGTTGGTAATTGTTCCTGCCAAGTCCAGTGGGACCAAAAGGGTTGTCCAGGAACTGGGGCGTCGCTGCTGATGTTTTTCAATCCGGGCCAGCCACTCTGGATCATCCGGGTTGGTTGTGGCAGTAGCAACGTATATTACCGATTTCCCAGTCTGCATCGCCAGGGTTTCTGCCCACTCGCTTTTTCCAGACCTGGATGGTCCGGTGACTAAAATTAAATTACTGGTAAATTTGTTACTGGTAAATTTATTAGTATTCAAGGCTATTGGGAGTTATCTTCGCTTTAGTCAAAATTAATAGAGCTTATAGTTCAGCAATATTGGGCATCTTCCCCCTTGATATCAACTATATTTACTCAAATTAGTCTTCATGAAATCAAAATTGCGACGGATCGAGACAACACTAAATCAGTTAGCAAAAACTAGTGCCACTGATTCATCACAACCATCCCCAGCTGTGGCTGATCAAACTAATCACCAACAAGCAGGTGTAGTCAGTCGTAGAACTAAAAAGGAACCTTCTTTCTCGATGGCAGTACAACCGTTCCCGACTCGCCAGGATGAACAGAAGATACCGACTCTGCCTAGATTAAAATACCCTAAACTGGGAAACCATCGCCATGGTGCTAACCCAGCTTTGGCCATGAATCTGTTGCAAGACATTGAGGGAATTGTTCTGGGTTGGCAGCAGGAACTGCACAAAATCCTCCGGCAAATTCAAGACCTATACCTAGAAGGACCAATTGTTGATGGCTGGTTAGAGTCTCAAGCGAGTCAACCCCAAGATGCCATAGGGACAGTAAGACTAGCCAATGGTGACCGGATGATGGACTATGTGGATGAAGCGGTTGAGCAATCTAATACTAATGTTACCTATCAATCTCCTCGTACTGGTTATCGTCTTTGTGGCTTGGATGAGCAGGGTCAATCTTGGTCAAGGTTTTGTCCAGCAGATCAGGTTCCCAGTGTGAGCATGGCCATCGCTCGTTATCAAAAACTGCGACAACTATTGATTCGGAAAAAATACCTCGAAGATCGCCTTAGTCAACTAGCAGAAACATTAACTGTGATGCACTCTCAGCTAAATAGGCCTTGACATCCTCCCCACCCTATAGAGGGATGGGGATTCCGAAGAATCACTTCTTGGAGTTCCTGGTTGTTCCCTGGCGGGATTTCGGCACTTGGCTAGAGGTTTGAGCCCCCGCTAGTACGCCTGCACAGGCAGTTTCCATTCCCCGATTGCCCACGGGTACTGAGTTTACTCCACGCCATAACACCATCTCGGCAGCCGCATGATCGCGATGAGTCTGGTATCCACATTCAGGACAATGATGAACCCTTTCCCCAAGGGGCTTACCCACAGTTGCGCCGCAACTTGGACAGGTTTGACTTGTACCGTTGGGATTGACTCGCATAAAAAATACCCCCCGTTTCCAGCACACCCATTCCAGGCGAGAAAGAAACGCCCCAAAGGATGCATCAATACACTCTTTGCGGAGCATCCCTCGGTTGAGTCCAACTGTATTCAGGTCTTCTGCAAAAATGGTTTGAGCTTGGTCACAAAGGTTATGTGCCGTTTTGTAATGGAAGTCTTTGCGCTTGGCGGTAATCTCATTATGCAATCGCGCCACCTTGATTTGAGCTTTTTCCCAGTTAGCAGAACGCTTTTGTTTTCGTGCGGCTCGACGTTGCAGCAATTTCAGCTTGCTGTATTGAGACTTCAAAAACTTAGGACGTTCAAAAAAGTTGCCATCAGATGTGGTGGCGAATCGCTCCAATCCCAAGTCAATGCCAATCGCTCTACCATGAACAGAAATATCGGGAATCGACACTTGAGATTGAATCGAAACAATTACATACCATTGGGTTCCACGAGCCTTAGACAACACCCTTACTTGCTTGACTTTAAATCCATCTGGAATTGGGCGACTATAGCTAATTAGGATACTTCCAATCTTGGGCAGTTTAATTTCAAAGCCATTAATTGGGTTGTCTTTGAACTGTGGAAACAAGAAAGACTTGAATTGTCCAAACTTCTTAAACCTTGGAAATCCAAAACCACGTTTTTGAAATGCTTTCCATGTGTCATGCAACCTCCGAATCGTAGTTTGCAACACTTGAGAATAAACATTCTTGAGGTCTGGCCAGGTCTGTTTCAATTTAGGCAAATCATTTTGCTGACGATGATAAGATGGAAAAGGGACGTCGGCGGGAATAATGTATTCCCGATTCAATGAACACCTATCCATCAAACACTTACGGGAGTTGATCCAGTCCTTAAGTTCGCCCAATGCACGGTTATAAACCTGGCGCGACGTTTCCAGCCATTCGAGCATTGTTGCCGATTGGTGCAGGTCTGGATAAATACGGTAAGTGTAGTTCATGGTAAGCATAACCGGATTTTACCACACAGCCGCACGAGTGTTAAAATCTCAAATACTAAAAATAATTGGCTTAGCAACGCCCTCCCTATCCATCCCCACCCTGAAGAAGGATGGGGAATTCCGTGAAAAAAGGTTAATCAAAGCTGCTGATGGGAGCGTCAATTTTTTTTTGCGATTGACCTTTGGTCACGCTTTCGGCAAAGCCGACGCTGCTTGAGGTGCGATCGCACTCACTTAGAGCCGATGCTTCCCAAGCTAGAAACTACCTGGAATCTCTCTAACAAAGCCCAAATGGGGTTCGATGCGACCTGTAGTCATGCTCACCCAAGCTAGTCCTTCCGAAGTTCCGATCCATAACTTGTTACCAGTATTAGGAGCTAATGCCAGAATACGACTAGAGGGTAGCTTGCCTAGTTTAGCCAACACTTCTCCACTGTCTCGTTTTATTTTAAATAAACCATTATCTGTACCAACCCAAACATTACCATCTAGATCAAACTGCACAGCAGTGACATTACGTCCTCTTAGGGGAGTTACAGACCTGAACACTTCGTAAGTTTCTGGGTTAATCACCACTAAACTATTAGGAGTGCCAGCCCATAGCATTCCGTCCGGTCCTCTGGTCAAGGTTTGCACGGTGTTTCCTGGTAAATTCTTAATGCGAGCAATCACAAAAGCACTAGCAGTATCCACTCGCACTAGCCCTTCTAGAGTGCCCACCCACAGCTGACCCTCTTCATCTAGAGTCAGAGCATTGGCACTGACACCGGGTAATTCTTGTAAGGTTGTCATCAACAATCCCTGGTCAGGGCTAATCAGAGCCAGA includes:
- a CDS encoding c-type cytochrome — translated: MEMVKTKLGKLITIIVISIFLLAGVVAYVGWYNLFREDPNPPTYYDYESPEEHFKYGSIGTENAEGLPYLIWLVLPRIFPDKLPGPGGYTSLGITWEEGKELPIGFSKKTIGFPRQGITCASCHTATFRENPKDQPTIILGGPSSKFDSQGYLRFLQACANDPRFTADYILGQIGYNYELSWFDKLLYRYVIIPQTRKSILELGEGYAWMDSRPDWGPGRISPFNPGKFRYLEQPLDDSVDNSDMMSIWNQKMHEGFAYHWDGLETSLTETIQTGAIGDGATRKSINIEGLKRVEDYITELPPPPYPFEVNQTLAAKGSEIFANTCASCHAFGGERIGTVIPIDEIGTDRNRLDMWTQEAADSYNEYAEGYEWDFDYLRKTNGYVAVALDGLWLRAPYLHNGSVPNLTNLLETPENRTKVFYRGYDVYDPEKVGFVSEGANAEKEGFRYDTSLIANGNQGHLYGTDLPEQDKKALIEYLKTL
- a CDS encoding RNA-guided endonuclease InsQ/TnpB family protein, with translation MEKSWFSTNLKAARNQNLPQIFSPSFMSSQAVSTDSENRAKKSKKIRVFLSPEQRSMVRQWFGVSRYVFNKTVKILENGEVKANWKAIKTGILNDLPQWCKTVPYQIKSIAIKDACTAVREAKKKYKKTSQINRVRFRSRKNPVQSCYIPKSAVSDQGIYHTKLGVVTFTETLPENICDCRLTSTNGDYYLVIPHKVTSIKAENQGRVVALDPGVRTVLMQSLMGETPKTALHRFLTFFSETSVGKIGNGDFSRIQRLCQHLDNLISKISKALGGQKRRTRKAARRMIIRIQNLVNELHHKAARFLVDNFDVILLPTFETSQMSKRSLRKLLSKTVRNMLCFAHYRFKEFLKHKAQETGKIVVDVCEAYTSKTVSWTGELVNIGGSKVIKSKVDGRTMDRDINGARGIFLRALGDTPWLRNQLALVSQDLLLVDSGS
- a CDS encoding RNA-guided endonuclease InsQ/TnpB family protein, giving the protein MNYTYRIYPDLHQSATMLEWLETSRQVYNRALGELKDWINSRKCLMDRCSLNREYIIPADVPFPSYHRQQNDLPKLKQTWPDLKNVYSQVLQTTIRRLHDTWKAFQKRGFGFPRFKKFGQFKSFLFPQFKDNPINGFEIKLPKIGSILISYSRPIPDGFKVKQVRVLSKARGTQWYVIVSIQSQVSIPDISVHGRAIGIDLGLERFATTSDGNFFERPKFLKSQYSKLKLLQRRAARKQKRSANWEKAQIKVARLHNEITAKRKDFHYKTAHNLCDQAQTIFAEDLNTVGLNRGMLRKECIDASFGAFLSRLEWVCWKRGVFFMRVNPNGTSQTCPSCGATVGKPLGERVHHCPECGYQTHRDHAAAEMVLWRGVNSVPVGNRGMETACAGVLAGAQTSSQVPKSRQGTTRNSKK
- a CDS encoding IS607 family transposase; this translates as MTLVPLRKAVELTGLSKNTLRKYAEDGTIRCEKTPGGTRLFDTESLLSLGRRQPRQPTTICYCRVSSNKQRDDLARQIAYLHSLFPEAEIIFDIGSGLNYKRKGLKAILERIVRGDQLTIVVACRDRLTRFGFELIEYLVSLNGGKILVLDQSESCPESELTADLLSIIHVFSSRVHGLRK
- a CDS encoding NADH:flavin oxidoreductase — translated: MLAIELVACFIPTKAKIQLNQMEKDIIFEPLEFRNLTLKNRIFRSNISGRFDNYDGSGNQARINWEEKFARGGVGAIVSSFTPVQIRGRILPNYATIDRDDRIPFWRKVGEKVHEYDCKFLMQLSHSGRQRDVGGVENLHNKGLSSTSETESFHGLECQAMTRKEIKEMIQAFADGARRAREAGLDGVELHSANGYLITQFLSSGINDRKDEYGGSLENRARFLLEIIQAIRKEVGNDFHLQAKISAVEYNDAVIPWDKPGNTLEDSIQICKWVEEAGADALHISTGSLFPHPLNPPGEFPQDEASRWYEIMLGSGIYTFRNYLLFRYRFLFPLFLFLWNRVYRKDRTQPIIGKNVQDKALDDSFREFVSSQTMQELLDKYQGISISDAREIKKHVNIPVICTGGFQQASYIREAISEGFCDAVSIARPLVANNDLVQQFQQGKDLPDRPCTYCNRCLFNALQNPLGCYDVRRYNDDHDKMIKQVMTVFDPPPFS
- a CDS encoding IS701 family transposase; the protein is MDVELQILKHSARDAQPTVSVIDQYCEAYKDLFSEVRSYECFKYLHLGIISPIKRKSLPEIAKVVGIKSAQSLHHFLANSPWSATELKSRRLSRMLKALNSEKITVIIDETGDRKKGKKTDYVARQYLGSIGKVDNGIVSVNAYGVYQNITFPLVGKIFKPRGTLKWEDKYKTKIELASEILEELVEEGLNIERVLADSLYGESSQFIRTLEKTKLSYVVAIRSNHGVWMPSEQRVRANKWCKFTRTFSNQKSETRYIREIVYGKKRAITYWEITTDPKTMPENGTSFVMTNLKGNLKKILGDLYGLRTWVEYAFRQCKQELGWTDYRFTKFKDIEKWWEIIFCVYTMISLNSPAFLSLNKSTEVANKVKDADDIQVSNHQQWNHKGGWKNVLNNFRLLIQPIMMLWIIFPWLDILPNSKLLLGLNQLISEINQYQFFFNSG
- the cobU gene encoding bifunctional adenosylcobinamide kinase/adenosylcobinamide-phosphate guanylyltransferase; protein product: MNTNKFTSNKFTSNLILVTGPSRSGKSEWAETLAMQTGKSVIYVATATTNPDDPEWLARIEKHQQRRPSSWTTLLVPLDLAGTITNYSDINHCLLVDSLGTWVANCLQQNDTVWQQTLQNLWNSLTKVKGSVIFVAEEAGWGVVPAYPMGRAFRDRLGNVVRYLGHLANPVYLVTGGHVLNLSTLGQPLPYKGTVGESPQT